In Rhododendron vialii isolate Sample 1 chromosome 9a, ASM3025357v1, the following are encoded in one genomic region:
- the LOC131299543 gene encoding uncharacterized protein LOC131299543, whose translation MDTTKILLCRYVSQVLVVRIAGGIRLEHVLRKICDRWNNLCIGSFSLSYVLDGSDCELDNEESFDNILYLYPTTDRIDAKVEVIKSCSGQTVGSISSGVEVGSSSGVVAVVEREEPLEEFCRHAETRYLTTGWANLIYEVGQVFTGGVKEFRATLQRYAIENGFMYDLVKNDKYRVTAKCSISSCGWYVHAILDRSSREFWIKKLVNEHDCGSTYRTNKHKRVTSSLVASEVTSMVQKKNNTSPMDLLDLFLDKYGLDLSYHHAWLGVEKARGEIFGDYESSFDKLRWYVEATKIANPGSLLKLEVDPVSKEFSRLFMSFNACITGFNHCRPFLCLDGTHLKGRFKGCLLAATGKDADQDTFFLFPLAFAIVNAENDCNWLWFLRILKTILSTRPITFISDRNHGLVSNIPTIFPDYHHAYCLYHLQFNLKDHFPGRFRQGYRNRLVKLFNAIAYAPSVSAYIICEAKFYEHGGDKAKTFIASVPK comes from the exons atggatacaaccaaaataTTGCTGTGTAGGTATGTATCGCAGGTTCTTGTTGTGAGGATAGCTGGTGGCATTCGATTGGAGCATGTTTTAAGAAAGATTTGTGATAGATGGAACAACTTATGCATTGGTAGTTTCTCATTGTCATATGTGTTGGATGGGAGTGATTGTGAGCTTGACAATGAAGAATCTTTTGATAATATATTGTATTTGTATCCTACTACTGATAGAATAGATGCTAAGGTTGAGGTGATTAAATCTTGTAGTGGACAAACGGTTGGAAGTATTAGTAGTGGAGTAGAAGTTGGTAGTTCTAGTGGTGTTGTCGCTGTTGTTGAAAGAGAAGAAcctttggaggaattttgtcgCCATGCTGAAACTAGGTACTTGACAACGGGTTGGGCCAACTTGATATATGAGGTTGGGCAAGTATTTACTGGTGGTGTGAAGGAGTTTAGGGCAACTTTGCAGCGATATGCTATTGAAAATGGTTTTATGTATGATCTTGTTAAAAATGACAAGTATCGTGTGACTGCAAAGTGTTCGATTTCTAGCTGTGGATGGTATGTGCATGCCATTTTGGATCGCTCAAGCAGAGAGTTTTGGATTAAGAAATTGGTAAACGAGCATGATTGTGGTTCAACCTATCGAACGAATAAACATAAACGGGTGACATCTAGTTTAGTTGCTAGTGAGGTTACTAGTATGGTTCAGAAAAAGAATAACACATCACCTATGGATCTGTTGGATTTGTTTCTGGACAAGTACGGTTTGGATTTATCATACCACCATGCATGGTTAGGAGTGGAGAAGGCTAGGGGGGAAATATTTGGAGACTATGAAAGTTCATTTGATAAGTTGAGGTGGTATGTTGAAGCTACCAAAATTGCAAATCCAGGGAGCTTATTAAAGCTTGAAGTTGATCCTGTCAGCAAGGAATTCTCGAGGCTCTTTATGTCATTCAATGCATGTATCACAGGGTTTAATCATTGTCGACCATTCCTTTGCCTTGATGGGACACATCTCAAAGGCAGATTCAAGGGGTGTCTTCTTGCTGCCACAGGAAAAGATGCAGATCAAGATActttttt TTTATTTCCCCTAGCGTTTGCTATTGTGAATGCAGAAAATGATTGTAATTGGTTGTGGTTTCTTCGGATTTTAAAGACTATCTTGTCTACACGGCCTATTACTTTCATTAGTGATCGCAACCATGGTCTCGTGAGTAACATACCAACTATTTTTCCTGATTATCATCATGCTTACTGTTTGTATCATCTTCAATTCAATTTGAAGGATCACTTCCCTGGACGGTTTCGACAGGGTTATCGAAATAGGTTGGTTAAATTGTTTAATGCTATAGCTTATGCTCCATCGGTATCAGCTTATATAATATGTGAGGCTAAGTTCTACGAGCATGGGGGAGATAAGGCCAAGACGTTTATTGCAAGTGTTCCAAAATAA
- the LOC131301551 gene encoding NADPH-dependent diflavin oxidoreductase 1-like isoform X1, with translation MLSKFLPTCFHISCTIIMCTKVINLSRYLQVMSYFASAEHEKERLQYFASPEGRDDLYQYNQKERRTVLEVLEDFPSVQMPFEWLVQLVPPLKTRAFSISSSPSVHPNQVHLTINVVSWTTPFKRKRTGLCSAWLAGLDPENSSGVNILAWFHKGSLPPPPPSLPLILIGPGTGCAPFRGFVEERALQSKSGPTAPIFFFFGCRNKDNDFLYKDFWLSHSQNGGVLSEDRGGGFYVAFSRDQPNKVYVQHKMREQSNRVWNMLCEGAAIYVAGSSTKMPADVMSAFEEIISNENGVSSEAAVGWSRELEKADKYYVEAWS, from the exons ATGTTATCTAAGTTCTTACCTACCTGCTTTCACATCAGCTGCACGATCATAATGTGCACTAAAGTGATCAACCTTTCCCGATATCTTCAGGTAATGAGTTACTTTGCCAGTGCTGAACATGAGAAGGAAAGGCTTCAATATTTTGCCTCGCCTGAAGGAAGAGATGATTTATACCAATATAACCAGAAGGAAAGAAGAACTGTTTTGGAG GTATTAGAGGATTTCCCTTCTGTGCAAATGCCATTTGAATGGCTCGTGCAGCTAGTTCCTCCATTAAAAACAAGGGCATTTTCTATTTCATCTTCTCCTTCAGTTCATCCCAATCAAGTACACTTGACGATTAATGTGGTATCGTGGACAACACCTTTCAAGCGGAAGCGAACTGGTCTCTGCTCAGCATGGTTAGCCGGACTTGATCCTGAAAATAGTTCTG GAGTTAATATACTAGCATGGTTTCACAAAGGTTCCCTTCctcccccaccaccatcacttcccCTCATTCTCATTGGACCCGGAACTGGTTGTGCGCCTTTCCGAGGATTTGTCGAGGAAAGAGCCTTACAGAGTAAATCTGGGCCCACCGctccaattttcttcttctttggttGCCGAAACAAGGATAACGACTTTTTATACAAAGATTTTTGGTTGTCCCATTCACAAAATGGTGGGGTCCTCTCAGAAGATAGAGGTGGAGGCTTCTATGTTGCCTTCTCCAgagaccagccaaacaaggttTATGTGCAACACAAGATGCGGGAACAAAGCAACAGGGTGTGGAATATGCTGTGCGAGGGTGCGGCCATCTATGTTGCAGGTTCATCAACCAAAATGCCGGCGGATGTTATGTCAGCATTTGaggaaatcatatcaaatgagAATGGGGTTTCCAGCGAAGCTGCCGTTGGGTGGAGTAGGGAACTGGAAAAGGCTGATAAGTATTATGTCGAAGCTTGGTCGTGA
- the LOC131301551 gene encoding NADPH-dependent diflavin oxidoreductase 1-like isoform X2: MRRKGFNILPRLKEEMIYTNITRRKEELFWRYTIAHLPLETKVLEDFPSVQMPFEWLVQLVPPLKTRAFSISSSPSVHPNQVHLTINVVSWTTPFKRKRTGLCSAWLAGLDPENSSGVNILAWFHKGSLPPPPPSLPLILIGPGTGCAPFRGFVEERALQSKSGPTAPIFFFFGCRNKDNDFLYKDFWLSHSQNGGVLSEDRGGGFYVAFSRDQPNKVYVQHKMREQSNRVWNMLCEGAAIYVAGSSTKMPADVMSAFEEIISNENGVSSEAAVGWSRELEKADKYYVEAWS; encoded by the exons ATGAGAAGGAAAGGCTTCAATATTTTGCCTCGCCTGAAGGAAGAGATGATTTATACCAATATAACCAGAAGGAAAGAAGAACTGTTTTGGAGGTACACAATTGCTCATCTTCCTCTAGAGACCAAG GTATTAGAGGATTTCCCTTCTGTGCAAATGCCATTTGAATGGCTCGTGCAGCTAGTTCCTCCATTAAAAACAAGGGCATTTTCTATTTCATCTTCTCCTTCAGTTCATCCCAATCAAGTACACTTGACGATTAATGTGGTATCGTGGACAACACCTTTCAAGCGGAAGCGAACTGGTCTCTGCTCAGCATGGTTAGCCGGACTTGATCCTGAAAATAGTTCTG GAGTTAATATACTAGCATGGTTTCACAAAGGTTCCCTTCctcccccaccaccatcacttcccCTCATTCTCATTGGACCCGGAACTGGTTGTGCGCCTTTCCGAGGATTTGTCGAGGAAAGAGCCTTACAGAGTAAATCTGGGCCCACCGctccaattttcttcttctttggttGCCGAAACAAGGATAACGACTTTTTATACAAAGATTTTTGGTTGTCCCATTCACAAAATGGTGGGGTCCTCTCAGAAGATAGAGGTGGAGGCTTCTATGTTGCCTTCTCCAgagaccagccaaacaaggttTATGTGCAACACAAGATGCGGGAACAAAGCAACAGGGTGTGGAATATGCTGTGCGAGGGTGCGGCCATCTATGTTGCAGGTTCATCAACCAAAATGCCGGCGGATGTTATGTCAGCATTTGaggaaatcatatcaaatgagAATGGGGTTTCCAGCGAAGCTGCCGTTGGGTGGAGTAGGGAACTGGAAAAGGCTGATAAGTATTATGTCGAAGCTTGGTCGTGA
- the LOC131301549 gene encoding disease resistance protein RPM1-like gives MAMMAVVMVVEKLATLLAEEAQFLGGVRRGVTELHDDLESMRSFLQDAESRTETEKGVETWLKQVRDAAHATEDILDEFSLRLSPPSRPGRPNGNFVLSLQRFFHCIRHLRTRHRLAGQIEDVKTKIKDISNRRNAFSFRRIEDATSSSSTLNTWHDPRRASLFIDEADVVGIENPKRVLISWLLEGEKNLTALSVVGTGGVGKTTLVKKAYDSQVVKKYFDCRAWITVSNSFTVAELLRSALKDMLEETKERIPEGFDTMGELQVVNKLKEYLQEKRYVVVFDDVWSTNAWELMKFALPDCCSGSRIVFTTRKSDIAASIEIFSHVYRLQPLPEEEAWKLFCMKAFRRENKGVCPKELESMSRSILKKCGGLPLAIVAIGSLLSKKDKHVLEWTRVHDSLYSEMKSNSSLESLERILLLSYHDLPYHLKCCFLYLSIFPEDYLIKRMKIIRLWVVERFVEEKQGLTMEEAAEEYLNELVSRSMIQVVQIDYYNRVRTCRVHDVMREIIQLKSRNESFVLILNDKRMSLDEKIRRMAIHDSCEELPLDMRFPSLRSLLVFLPSMSLGKAFFKGFRLLGLLELDGTRLFEFPPELSEMILLRYLSLRRTMIRELPESIGKLKNLEILDLKFTPISTLPHGILKLKHLFQLRGYSHRFPKTHFPTTHGISLPIGIGGLTKLQKLGNVDVNGNGDMVREFGKLTELRRLGILELTRENGMDLCYALEKLKLLSVLYIVSMGMTEPLLHLDSLSTPPRFIQRLYLKCRLPNLPKWIASLSYLAKLVLQYSNLNDDPLKALQGLPNLVVLELRDAYAGEELCCDDGGYPRLKKLGLLMLRQLKSVRMERGSMPELRVLDIAACEKLEMVPLGIQHLRNLQDLTVWNMPDEFHQKIERPHGEDFWRVQNVANIQLSKSSFNVAYAMSFGLTQAE, from the exons ATGGCCATGATGGCAGTGGTGATGGTAGTGGAAAAATTGGCAACGCTCCTAGCAGAAGAAGCTCAATTCCTCGGCGGAGTTAGGAGGGGAGTTACTGAGTTACATGATGATTTGGAAAGCATGAGATCTTTCCTGCAGGATGCCGAATCAAGAACTGAAACAGAAAAAGGTGTTGAAACGTGGTTAAAGCAAGTGAGAGACGCAGCCCATGCTACCGAGGACATCCTAGATGAGTTCTCTTTGCGCTTGTCCCCGCCGTCTCGACCGGGGCGGCCGAATGGTAATTTCGTCCTCTCTCTTCAGAGATTCTTTCATTGTATTCGCCACTTGAGGACCCGACACCGCTTAGCGGGACAGATAGAGGACGTAAAGACGAAGATCAAGGATATTTCCAATAGACGGAATGCATTTTCGTTTAGAAGGATTGAGGACGCCACAAGCTCGTCTTCTACATTGAACACGTGGCATGATCCTCGACGTGCTTCTCTCTTCATAGACGAAGCCGATGTTGTGGGAATTGAGAATCCCAAACGTGTGTTGATTTCTTGGCTTCTAGAAGGAGAAAAGAATCTCACTGCTCTCTCTGTGGTGGGGACGGGTGGTGTGGGGAAGACTACTCTGGTGAAGAAAGCTTATGATAGTCAAGTTGTTAAGAAGTACTTCGATTGCCGTGCTTGGATAACTGTTTCAAATTCGTTTACAGTAGCGGAGCTTCTACGATCTGCGCTAAAGGACATGTTGgaagaaacaaaagagagaattCCAGAGGGATTTGATACAATGGGCGAATTACAAGTGGTGAACAAGCTAAAGGAATATTTACAAGAAAAGAGGTACGTAGTTGTGTTTGATGATGTATGGAGCACAAATGCTTGGGAACTAATGAAATTTGCACTCCCCGATTGTTGTTCCGGTAGTAGAATAGTTTTCACTACGCGAAAAAGTGACATAGCAGCCTCTATAGAAATATTCAGTCATGTTTACCGTCTCCAACCTCTGCCAGAGGAGGAGGCTTGGAAACTCTTTTGTATGAAAGCTTTCCGAAGGGAAAACAAGGGTGTCTGCCCAAAAGAACTGGAGAGCATGTCTCGAAGTATATTAAAGAAGTGTGGGGGGTTGCCACTAGCAATTGTGGCAATAGGCAGCTTGTTGTCTAAGAAGGATAAACATGTTTTGGAATGGACGAGAGTGCATGACAGCCTTTATTCTGAGATGAAGAGTAACTCCAGCCTCGAGAGTCTTGAAAGAATACTTCTACTAAGTTACCATGACTTACCATATCACCTTAAATGTTGCTTCTTGTACTTGAGCATTTTCCCGGAGGATTATTTAATCAAACGGATGAAAATAATTCGGCTGTGGGTTGTTGAAAGATTTGTGGAAGAGAAGCAAGGCCTCACCATGGAAGAGGCTGCAGAGGAATACCTAAATGAACTTGTTAGTAGGAGTATGATTCAAGTAGTGCAAATAGACTACTACAACAGGGTTAGAACTTGTCGCGTGCACGATGTTATGCGCGAAATTATCCAGTTGAAATCCAGGAATGAGTCATTTGTTTTGATACTGAATGATAAAAGAATGTCACTCGATGAGAAGATTCGTCGAATGGCAATTCATGACAGTTGTGAGGAGCTCCCGTTGGACATGAGATTTCCTAGCCTCAGATCTCTATTGGTTTTTTTACCTTCAATGTCGTTGGGGAAGGCcttttttaagggttttagATTGTTAGGGTTGTTGGAGCTTGATGGAACGCGGCTTTTCGAATTTCCTCCGGAGCTGTCCGAAATGATTCTCTTAAGATACTTGAGTTTGAGGAGGACGATGATAAGGGAGCTTCCGGAGTCCATTGGAAAGCTCAAGAACTTAGAAATACTAGATCTCAAATTCACTCCCATATCAACCCTGCCTCATGGGATATTAAAGTTAAAACATCTTTTCCAGTTGCGAGGCTATAGCCATAGATTTCCTAAAACGCATTTTCCCACCACACATGGGATTAGCCTTCCAATCGGCATAGGAGGATTGACAAAGCTACAAAAGTTAGGAAATGTGGACGTGAATGGGAACGGCGATATGGTGAGAGAGTTTGGAAAGCTAACTGAGCTAAGGAGATTGGGAATCTTAGAACTGACAAGAGAGAACGGGATGGACTTATGTTATGCTTTAGAGAAATTAAAGCTCCTTTCCGTATTATACATAGTGTCCATGGGAATGACCGAACCCCTTCTCCATCTAGATTCTCTCTCAACACCTCCGCGGTTTATTCAACGCCTATATCTTAAGTGCAGATTACCGAATTTGCCAAAATGGATCGCTTCCCTCAGTTACCTAGCAAAGCTAGTCCTCCAATACTCCAATCTGAACGACGATCCACTGAAAGCACTTCAAGGATTACCAAACTTGGTCGTTCTTGAACTCCGCGATGCTTACGCAGGGGAGGAGTTATGTTGCGATGATGGAGGATACCCCAGGCTTAAAAAGCTTGGCCTCCTAATGTTAAGACAATTGAAGAGCGTAAGAATGGAGCGAGGATCAATGCCTGAGCTAAGAGTGCTAGATATTGCAGCCTGTGAGAAACTAGAAATGGTTCCATTGGGGATTCAGCACCTCAGAAACCTACAAGATCTAACAGTATGGAACATGCCTGACGAATTCCACCAGAAAATAGAGCGACCACATGGTGAAGATTTCTGGAGAGTTCAAAATGTTGCTAACATCCAGCTATCCAAGTCTTCCTTTAACGTGGCTTATGCCATGTCCTTTG GTCTAACGCAGGCTGAATAA
- the LOC131300725 gene encoding plant UBX domain-containing protein 11 isoform X1, producing the protein MENSISALAYSGSISGAIAEAKMQKKLFVVYISGDNVESTHLQESTWMDSKVAESISKYCILLHITEGSTDAENFSAIYPQKPAPCITAIGYNGAQLWQNEGFVGAELLASTLEKAWLGLHIQETTATFLSAALASNKLEPLHTNSSNTAQFEEGSSSSLDVPSPDVDNHPQIFEARGVDRSEMENDGSVSALVPEVGEAVLSTGSITRAKEALNSVEVKQIDDGVDRPCYSSRSVVDHHSEVIVEASQLIANEATEAVQDKKAKGLKEDEVEVEVKTGTSQVTAFKSNEAVLDEKVDAIKDYKVEVQESFSSQSTDVHLNIRLLDGVSLQEKFLVTNTLRMVKDYVDENRTSAMGSYDLAIPYPRKVFNEQDLNKTLSELGLFGRHALIVVPRNRSTVYPRAGSSSPNQTNSATGLDSSSKGNEGYFAFMKRILSYANPLSYLGGGASPSNSAQETQGNMWEYGPNPALQNNARGTERPPTTGRNNSKNSQATSSRFGSNIHTLKHDEDDSRFTDRNAFWNGNSTQYGGDNNDGK; encoded by the exons ATGGAAAATTCTATATCAGCTCTGGCTTATAGTGGTTCTATTTCTGGTGCAATTGCTGAGGCCAAAATGCAGAAGAAACTTTTTGTCGTGTACATTTCAG GCGACAATGTGGAGTCAACTCATTTGCAAGAGTCAACATGGATGGATTCAAAG GTGGCAGAGTCAATATCGAAGTACTGCATTTTATTGCACATCACTGAAGGGAGTACTGATGCAGAAAATTTTTCAGCAATAT ATCCACAGAAACCCGCACCTTGCATAACAGCTATTGGATACAATGGAGCTCAACTTTGGCAAAATG AGGGCTTTGTTGGTGCTGAACTTCTGGCTTCCACTCTTGAGAAGGCATGGTTGGGTCTTCATATCCAG GAAACTACTGCAACTTTCCTAAGTGCTGCCCTTGCGTCTAATAAATTGGAACCACTTCATACCAACAGTTCTAATACTGCTCAATTTGAGGAAGGAAGTTCTTCAAGCTTGGATGTTCCATCACCTGATGTTGACAATCATCCCCAAATTTTTGAGGCTAGGGGAGTGGATAGATCAGAGATGGAAAATGATGGGTCAGTTTCTGCCCTTGTTCCAGAAGTTGGTGAGGCAGTACTATCCACAGGTTCAATTACAAGAGCCAAAGAAGCACTTAATAGTGTAGAAGTAAAGCAAATTGACGATGGAGTTGATCGTCCTTGTTATAGTTCTAGATCTGTGGTTGATCATCATTCAGAAGTTATAGTTGAAGCCTCTCAATTGATCGCCAATGAGGCAACTGAAGCTGTGCAAGATAAAAAAGCCAAAGGTTTAAAGGAAGACGAAGTTGAAGTGGAAGTTAAAACTGGAACTTCTCAAGTGACTGCTTTCAAGTCAAATGAAGCTGTACTAGATGAAAAGGTGGATGctataaaggattacaaagtTGAAGTTCAAGAGTCTTTTTCGAGTCAGTCAACTGATGTTCACTTGAATATCCGATTGCTTGATGGTGTTAGCCTACAAGAGAAATTCCTTGTGACCAACACTTTGAGAATGGTCAAAGATTATGTGGATGAAAACCGAACAAGTGCCATGGGCTCCTATGATCTTGCTATTCCCTATCCTCGCAAGGTTTTCAATGAGCAAG ATTTGAATAAAACATTGTCAGAGTTGGGTTTGTTTGGCAGACATGCATTGATCGTGGTTCCACGTAACCGATCAACTGTTTACCCTAGAGCAGGATCGTCATCCCCTAACCAAACAAATTCCGCCACTGGTCTTGATTCTTCAAGCAAAGGCAATGAAGGATATTTTGCATTCATGAAAAGGATTTTATCCTATGCAAATCCTCTCTCCTATCTTGGTGGTGGTGCCAGCCCATCAAATTCTGCACAGGAAACCCAAGGCAACATGTGGGAATATG GTCCAAATCCCGCACTGCAGAATAATGCCAGAGGCACAGAGAGACCTCCTACCACCGGCAGAAATAACAGCAAAAATAGTCAAGCTACATCTTCCCGCTTTGGAAGCAATATTCACACACTAAAACACGATGAGGATGATAGCCGGTTTACAGACCGAAATGCCTTTTGGAATGGAAACTCTACACAGTATGGCGGGGACAACAACGATGGGAAATAG
- the LOC131300725 gene encoding plant UBX domain-containing protein 11 isoform X2, with the protein MENSISALAYSGSISGAIAEAKMQKKLFVVYISGDNVESTHLQESTWMDSKVAESISKYCILLHITEGSTDAENFSAIYPQKPAPCITAIGYNGAQLWQNEGFVGAELLASTLEKAWLGLHIQETTATFLSAALASNKLEPLHTNSSNTAQFEEGSSSSLDVPSPDVDNHPQIFEARGVDRSEMENDGSVSALVPEVGEAVLSTGSITRAKEALNSVEVKQIDDGVDRPCYSSRSVVDHHSEVIVEASQLIANEATEAVQDKKAKGLKEDEVEVEVKTGTSQVTAFKSNEAVLDEKVDAIKDYKVEVQESFSSQSTDVHLNIRLLDGVSLQEKFLVTNTLRMVKDYVDENRTSAMGSYDLAIPYPRKVFNEQGPNPALQNNARGTERPPTTGRNNSKNSQATSSRFGSNIHTLKHDEDDSRFTDRNAFWNGNSTQYGGDNNDGK; encoded by the exons ATGGAAAATTCTATATCAGCTCTGGCTTATAGTGGTTCTATTTCTGGTGCAATTGCTGAGGCCAAAATGCAGAAGAAACTTTTTGTCGTGTACATTTCAG GCGACAATGTGGAGTCAACTCATTTGCAAGAGTCAACATGGATGGATTCAAAG GTGGCAGAGTCAATATCGAAGTACTGCATTTTATTGCACATCACTGAAGGGAGTACTGATGCAGAAAATTTTTCAGCAATAT ATCCACAGAAACCCGCACCTTGCATAACAGCTATTGGATACAATGGAGCTCAACTTTGGCAAAATG AGGGCTTTGTTGGTGCTGAACTTCTGGCTTCCACTCTTGAGAAGGCATGGTTGGGTCTTCATATCCAG GAAACTACTGCAACTTTCCTAAGTGCTGCCCTTGCGTCTAATAAATTGGAACCACTTCATACCAACAGTTCTAATACTGCTCAATTTGAGGAAGGAAGTTCTTCAAGCTTGGATGTTCCATCACCTGATGTTGACAATCATCCCCAAATTTTTGAGGCTAGGGGAGTGGATAGATCAGAGATGGAAAATGATGGGTCAGTTTCTGCCCTTGTTCCAGAAGTTGGTGAGGCAGTACTATCCACAGGTTCAATTACAAGAGCCAAAGAAGCACTTAATAGTGTAGAAGTAAAGCAAATTGACGATGGAGTTGATCGTCCTTGTTATAGTTCTAGATCTGTGGTTGATCATCATTCAGAAGTTATAGTTGAAGCCTCTCAATTGATCGCCAATGAGGCAACTGAAGCTGTGCAAGATAAAAAAGCCAAAGGTTTAAAGGAAGACGAAGTTGAAGTGGAAGTTAAAACTGGAACTTCTCAAGTGACTGCTTTCAAGTCAAATGAAGCTGTACTAGATGAAAAGGTGGATGctataaaggattacaaagtTGAAGTTCAAGAGTCTTTTTCGAGTCAGTCAACTGATGTTCACTTGAATATCCGATTGCTTGATGGTGTTAGCCTACAAGAGAAATTCCTTGTGACCAACACTTTGAGAATGGTCAAAGATTATGTGGATGAAAACCGAACAAGTGCCATGGGCTCCTATGATCTTGCTATTCCCTATCCTCGCAAGGTTTTCAATGAGCAAG GTCCAAATCCCGCACTGCAGAATAATGCCAGAGGCACAGAGAGACCTCCTACCACCGGCAGAAATAACAGCAAAAATAGTCAAGCTACATCTTCCCGCTTTGGAAGCAATATTCACACACTAAAACACGATGAGGATGATAGCCGGTTTACAGACCGAAATGCCTTTTGGAATGGAAACTCTACACAGTATGGCGGGGACAACAACGATGGGAAATAG